The following are from one region of the Dermacentor albipictus isolate Rhodes 1998 colony chromosome 5, USDA_Dalb.pri_finalv2, whole genome shotgun sequence genome:
- the SCAR gene encoding actin-binding protein WASF3 isoform X1 has protein sequence MPLVQRLIEPVHVSRGTLPLDARGAPAVQVPSELECVTNGSLANVVRQLSSLSKHAHDLFGALFQDATALVTRAAALQERVDRLALKVTQLDSTVEEVSLQDIHMRKAFRSSIVYDQQVVCRGTMPAGMLEMYQACDKPPPLDKLNPYRDDGKDGLKSYTDPGYFFELWRREMLKDTERIMLDRGKKLVHSKDGAEPNRVRPEGKKHKKVRQPHNTRERYRQLATTQEFLDHTPIYGTTTPYNNARAPAPGVPLPHVPLQQQPQAPPATLPDGPVRPSSLELAPGAHYPPPPPAYSEHVPPQSPNHYPPPPPYVEQQPAPSPANGNGTPSRRPRPSQPPPAPPTAGSVSSGTSSPSITGGTPSSGASRHRTASQRETLPPPPPPPEAGGPIVPCAMEAPPPPVHQASVDNGADNMELPPPPPAPDSAMDSAVGAGVAVAPPPPPPPLPPPNGVTAAPAMVNGGLSNGMLAESESSGSSKGGVQKEERAAPAPVKGTTPAPPTDPRSDLLAAIREGIKLRRVEDFKQKQVEKAAQPHDVASILARRVAIEVSDSDSGSDSEYDSDWDNETEC, from the exons ATGCCACTGGTGCAGCGGCTGATCGAACCTGTGCACGTGTCCCGGGGCACCTTGCCCCTGGATGCAAGAGGTGCTCCTGCAGTACAG GTTCCTAGTGAGCTTGAATGTGTGACCAACGGCTCCTTGGCCAATGTCGTGCGGCAGTTATCATCGCTGTCCAAGCATGCACACGACCTCTTTGGTGCCCTGTTCCAAGATGCCACAGCCCTGGTCACCCGAGCGGCAGCCCTCCAGGAGAGGGTTGACCGGCTCGCTCTCAAGGTCACCCAGTTGGATTCAACGGTGGAAGAAG TGTCGCTGCAAGACATACACATGCGCAAGGCATTCCGCAGCTCCATAGTGTACGACCAGCAGGTGGTGTGTCGAGGAACCATGCCAGCAGGCATGCTCGAGATGTACCAAGCATGTGACAAGCCACCGCCCCTGGACAAGCTGAATCCATACAG GGATGATGGAAAAGATGGTCTCAAGTCATACACAGACCCCGGCTATTTCTTTGAGCTCTGGAGGCGGGAAATGCTCAAGGACACAGAAAGGATAATGCTTGACAGGGGCAAGAAA CTGGTGCATTCAAAGGATGGAGCTGAG CCCAACCGAGTTCGGCCCGAAGGCAAGAAGCACAAGAAGGTGCGGCAACCCCACAACACTCGGGAACGCTACCGCCAGCTGGCCACAACGCAGGAGTTTCTGGACCACACGCCCATCTATGGGACTACCACTCCGTACAACAACGCCAGGGCACCTGCACCAGGGGTGCCCCTGCCTCACGTTCCACTGCAACAGCAGCCGCAGGCACCGCCTGCCACGCTGCCTGACGGGCCCGTGCGCCCCAGCAGCCTTGAGCTGGCACCCGGCGCCCACTATCCGCCTCCCCCGCCCGCCTACTCTGAGCACGTGCCGCCACAGTCGCCGAACCACTACCCACCGCCACCACCTTATGTGGAGCAGCAGCCCGCACCCTCGCCAGCCAATGGAAATGGAACGCCGTCACGCAGGCCTCGCCCCAGCCAGCCACCTCCAGCCCCGCCCACAGCAGGCTCCGTCTCCAGTGGGACTTCTTCGCCAAGCATCACAGGAGGCACCCCATCAAGTGGGGCCAGTCGCCATCGGACGGCAAGCCAAAGGGAAACCCttccaccgccaccgccacctcCCGAAGCTGGGGGCCCCATTGTCCCCTGCGCTATGGAGGCTCCGCCACCTCCAGTGCACCAGGCCAGTGTGGACAATGGAGCCGACAACATGGAACTtcctccgccgccgccggcgcCCGATTCTGCGATGGACTCTGCAGTGGGAGCTGGTGTGGCTGTGGCTCCACCTCCTCCACCGCCACCCCTGCCTCCACCCAATGGGGTCACGGCGGCCCCGGCAATGGTCAATGGAGGCCTGTCCAACGGCATGTTGGCAGAGTCTGAAAGCTCTGGCTCCAGCAAAGGAGGGGTCCAGAAGGAAGAAAGGGCAGCGCCTGCCCCTGTCAAAGGAACAACTCCGGCACCACCGACAGATCCGAGAAGTGACCTGTTGGCTGCGATCAGAGAAG GCATCAAGCTACGACGAGTAGAAGACTTCAAGCAGAAGCAGGTGGAGAAAGCAGCACAACCTCACGATGTGGCCTCCATTTTGGCCAGGAGGGTGGCTATTGAGGTGTCCGACTCGGACTCCGGCTCAGACAGTGAATATGATAGTGACTGGGACAATGAGACAGAATGCTGA
- the SCAR gene encoding actin-binding protein WASF3 isoform X2 encodes MPLVQRLIEPVHVSRGTLPLDARGAPAVQVPSELECVTNGSLANVVRQLSSLSKHAHDLFGALFQDATALVTRAAALQERVDRLALKVTQLDSTVEEVSLQDIHMRKAFRSSIVYDQQVVCRGTMPAGMLEMYQACDKPPPLDKLNPYRDDGKDGLKSYTDPGYFFELWRREMLKDTERIMLDRGKKPNRVRPEGKKHKKVRQPHNTRERYRQLATTQEFLDHTPIYGTTTPYNNARAPAPGVPLPHVPLQQQPQAPPATLPDGPVRPSSLELAPGAHYPPPPPAYSEHVPPQSPNHYPPPPPYVEQQPAPSPANGNGTPSRRPRPSQPPPAPPTAGSVSSGTSSPSITGGTPSSGASRHRTASQRETLPPPPPPPEAGGPIVPCAMEAPPPPVHQASVDNGADNMELPPPPPAPDSAMDSAVGAGVAVAPPPPPPPLPPPNGVTAAPAMVNGGLSNGMLAESESSGSSKGGVQKEERAAPAPVKGTTPAPPTDPRSDLLAAIREGIKLRRVEDFKQKQVEKAAQPHDVASILARRVAIEVSDSDSGSDSEYDSDWDNETEC; translated from the exons ATGCCACTGGTGCAGCGGCTGATCGAACCTGTGCACGTGTCCCGGGGCACCTTGCCCCTGGATGCAAGAGGTGCTCCTGCAGTACAG GTTCCTAGTGAGCTTGAATGTGTGACCAACGGCTCCTTGGCCAATGTCGTGCGGCAGTTATCATCGCTGTCCAAGCATGCACACGACCTCTTTGGTGCCCTGTTCCAAGATGCCACAGCCCTGGTCACCCGAGCGGCAGCCCTCCAGGAGAGGGTTGACCGGCTCGCTCTCAAGGTCACCCAGTTGGATTCAACGGTGGAAGAAG TGTCGCTGCAAGACATACACATGCGCAAGGCATTCCGCAGCTCCATAGTGTACGACCAGCAGGTGGTGTGTCGAGGAACCATGCCAGCAGGCATGCTCGAGATGTACCAAGCATGTGACAAGCCACCGCCCCTGGACAAGCTGAATCCATACAG GGATGATGGAAAAGATGGTCTCAAGTCATACACAGACCCCGGCTATTTCTTTGAGCTCTGGAGGCGGGAAATGCTCAAGGACACAGAAAGGATAATGCTTGACAGGGGCAAGAAA CCCAACCGAGTTCGGCCCGAAGGCAAGAAGCACAAGAAGGTGCGGCAACCCCACAACACTCGGGAACGCTACCGCCAGCTGGCCACAACGCAGGAGTTTCTGGACCACACGCCCATCTATGGGACTACCACTCCGTACAACAACGCCAGGGCACCTGCACCAGGGGTGCCCCTGCCTCACGTTCCACTGCAACAGCAGCCGCAGGCACCGCCTGCCACGCTGCCTGACGGGCCCGTGCGCCCCAGCAGCCTTGAGCTGGCACCCGGCGCCCACTATCCGCCTCCCCCGCCCGCCTACTCTGAGCACGTGCCGCCACAGTCGCCGAACCACTACCCACCGCCACCACCTTATGTGGAGCAGCAGCCCGCACCCTCGCCAGCCAATGGAAATGGAACGCCGTCACGCAGGCCTCGCCCCAGCCAGCCACCTCCAGCCCCGCCCACAGCAGGCTCCGTCTCCAGTGGGACTTCTTCGCCAAGCATCACAGGAGGCACCCCATCAAGTGGGGCCAGTCGCCATCGGACGGCAAGCCAAAGGGAAACCCttccaccgccaccgccacctcCCGAAGCTGGGGGCCCCATTGTCCCCTGCGCTATGGAGGCTCCGCCACCTCCAGTGCACCAGGCCAGTGTGGACAATGGAGCCGACAACATGGAACTtcctccgccgccgccggcgcCCGATTCTGCGATGGACTCTGCAGTGGGAGCTGGTGTGGCTGTGGCTCCACCTCCTCCACCGCCACCCCTGCCTCCACCCAATGGGGTCACGGCGGCCCCGGCAATGGTCAATGGAGGCCTGTCCAACGGCATGTTGGCAGAGTCTGAAAGCTCTGGCTCCAGCAAAGGAGGGGTCCAGAAGGAAGAAAGGGCAGCGCCTGCCCCTGTCAAAGGAACAACTCCGGCACCACCGACAGATCCGAGAAGTGACCTGTTGGCTGCGATCAGAGAAG GCATCAAGCTACGACGAGTAGAAGACTTCAAGCAGAAGCAGGTGGAGAAAGCAGCACAACCTCACGATGTGGCCTCCATTTTGGCCAGGAGGGTGGCTATTGAGGTGTCCGACTCGGACTCCGGCTCAGACAGTGAATATGATAGTGACTGGGACAATGAGACAGAATGCTGA